From the genome of Lentilactobacillus buchneri, one region includes:
- a CDS encoding helix-turn-helix transcriptional regulator, with translation MLNNLEEIRKKKNVTLVDMADLLNVRYQTIADKINGTSSFKFSEALKIQESFFPEYELKFLFTPDTYTQPA, from the coding sequence ATGTTAAATAATTTAGAAGAAATTCGAAAGAAGAAAAATGTAACTTTAGTTGATATGGCAGATCTATTGAATGTTCGTTACCAGACTATCGCTGACAAAATTAATGGAACGTCATCATTCAAATTCAGTGAAGCTTTAAAAATTCAAGAAAGCTTTTTTCCTGAATATGAACTCAAGTTTTTATTTACTCCAGATACGTACACACAGCCAGCATAG
- a CDS encoding LexA family transcriptional regulator gives MNKEDYLKDLIEIKSGNVKAFADSIGMAYTTIRSILDRGIMNAKMENIIKICDGLGIKPEDIVKLESSVVSDTNKIMLQLHPSRQEKVYNYASDQLDEQNNEKISSMFDHKPMIEIPAGRSTAAGSPINGEDQDTQLIHKLIAGEKVPAGADELVTVDGDSMEPLLKKGSQVFIHYQPEVENGEIAIVHIRDVGVTCKKFYVNEDNTVTLKSINKAYDDMVFDCDEVNVIGKVIL, from the coding sequence ATGAACAAGGAAGATTATTTAAAAGATTTAATAGAAATAAAATCTGGTAACGTTAAAGCTTTTGCCGATTCTATAGGCATGGCTTATACAACTATCCGATCTATTCTGGATCGCGGCATTATGAATGCTAAAATGGAAAATATAATAAAAATATGTGATGGATTGGGAATCAAACCAGAAGACATTGTCAAGTTAGAAAGTTCAGTCGTTAGTGATACCAATAAAATAATGCTTCAGCTCCACCCTTCACGCCAAGAGAAAGTTTACAATTATGCTAGTGACCAATTAGACGAACAGAATAATGAAAAAATATCTTCAATGTTTGACCACAAGCCAATGATTGAAATTCCTGCTGGTCGTTCAACTGCTGCCGGTTCCCCTATTAATGGTGAGGATCAAGATACCCAATTAATCCACAAGCTTATTGCTGGTGAGAAGGTCCCCGCTGGTGCTGATGAATTAGTTACTGTGGATGGTGACTCAATGGAACCATTGCTAAAAAAGGGTAGTCAGGTGTTCATTCACTATCAGCCAGAAGTTGAGAATGGTGAAATTGCGATCGTCCACATTCGTGATGTTGGTGTTACTTGTAAAAAGTTTTATGTAAATGAGGATAATACCGTTACCTTAAAATCAATTAACAAGGCATACGATGACATGGTGTTTGATTGTGATGAAGTTAATGTAATCGGTAAAGTGATCTTATGA